One Malaclemys terrapin pileata isolate rMalTer1 chromosome 9, rMalTer1.hap1, whole genome shotgun sequence DNA window includes the following coding sequences:
- the LOC128843802 gene encoding phospholipid scramblase 1-like isoform X1, with protein sequence MKQMSYFPDTLVNGTMEKPNKAAEFPNPTYPPGYAGNQVPYGYPQYAPQTFQNAPGQANYALQGYPGGAPYGPGVPPVQNQPSGPSGAAWMQAPPPPLNCPPGLEYLSQIDQILVHQQIELLEVLTGFETNNKYEIKNSLGQRVYFAAEENDCCTRNCCGPSRPFTIRIVDNMGQEVITLQRPLRCSSCCCPCCLQELEVQSPPGTPVGYIKQNWHPCLPKFTVQNEAKIDVFKIIGPCVVCSCCADINFEVKSMDESSVVGRISKQWSGFVREAFTDADNFGIQFPMDLDVKMKAVMIGACFLIDFMFFEQTGDKNQRAGVWQ encoded by the exons atgAAACAAATGTCTTATTTTCCAGACACACTTGTAAACGGAACTATGGAAAAAC CAAATAAAGCTGCTGAATTTCCAAATCCCACTTACCCTCCAGGTTATGCAGGAAATCAAGTTCCTTATGGATATCCTCAGTACGCACCTCAAACTTTCCAAA ATGCTCCAGGACAAGCTAATTATGCCCTCCAGGGTTACCCAGGAGGAGCTCCATATGGACCTGGGGTCCCGCCAGTCCAAAATCAGCCTTCTGGGCCCAGTGGGGCAGCTTGGATGCAagcacctcctccccctctcaaCTGTCCACCTGGATTAGAATACCTAAGTCAG ATTGACCAGATATTAGTTCATCAGCAGATTGAGCTTCTGGAAG TTCTTACCGGTTTTGAAACTAACAATAAATATGAAATCAAAAACAGCTTGGGGCAAAGAGTATATTTTGCAGCGGAGGAAAATGACTGTTGTACTCGAAATTGTTGTGGACCATCACGACCTTTCACCATTAGGATCGTTGACAATATGGGTCAAGAAGTGATAACATTGCAGAGACCTCTCAGATGCTCTTCATGCTGTTGTCCTTGCTGCTTGCAAGAG ctTGAAGTTCAGTCCCCTCCAGGTACACCAGTTGGCTACATAAAACAAAACTGGCACCCCTGTCTGCCTAAATTTACTGTTCAAAATGAAGCAAAAATAGATGTATTTAAAATCATTGGCCCATGCGTTGTATGCAGCTGTTGTGCGGATATTAATTTTGAG GTGAAGTCGATGGATGAAAGTTCTGTAGTCGGAAGAATTTCTAAGCAGTGGTCTGGATTTGTAAGAGAGGCATTTACAGATGCTGATAATTTTGGAATCCAGTTTCCAATGGATCTTGATGTTAAGATGAAAGCTGTTATGATTGGTGCTTGCTTCCTCATC
- the LOC128843802 gene encoding phospholipid scramblase 1-like isoform X2 → MEKPNKAAEFPNPTYPPGYAGNQVPYGYPQYAPQTFQNAPGQANYALQGYPGGAPYGPGVPPVQNQPSGPSGAAWMQAPPPPLNCPPGLEYLSQIDQILVHQQIELLEVLTGFETNNKYEIKNSLGQRVYFAAEENDCCTRNCCGPSRPFTIRIVDNMGQEVITLQRPLRCSSCCCPCCLQELEVQSPPGTPVGYIKQNWHPCLPKFTVQNEAKIDVFKIIGPCVVCSCCADINFEVKSMDESSVVGRISKQWSGFVREAFTDADNFGIQFPMDLDVKMKAVMIGACFLIDFMFFEQTGDKNQRAGVWQ, encoded by the exons ATGGAAAAAC CAAATAAAGCTGCTGAATTTCCAAATCCCACTTACCCTCCAGGTTATGCAGGAAATCAAGTTCCTTATGGATATCCTCAGTACGCACCTCAAACTTTCCAAA ATGCTCCAGGACAAGCTAATTATGCCCTCCAGGGTTACCCAGGAGGAGCTCCATATGGACCTGGGGTCCCGCCAGTCCAAAATCAGCCTTCTGGGCCCAGTGGGGCAGCTTGGATGCAagcacctcctccccctctcaaCTGTCCACCTGGATTAGAATACCTAAGTCAG ATTGACCAGATATTAGTTCATCAGCAGATTGAGCTTCTGGAAG TTCTTACCGGTTTTGAAACTAACAATAAATATGAAATCAAAAACAGCTTGGGGCAAAGAGTATATTTTGCAGCGGAGGAAAATGACTGTTGTACTCGAAATTGTTGTGGACCATCACGACCTTTCACCATTAGGATCGTTGACAATATGGGTCAAGAAGTGATAACATTGCAGAGACCTCTCAGATGCTCTTCATGCTGTTGTCCTTGCTGCTTGCAAGAG ctTGAAGTTCAGTCCCCTCCAGGTACACCAGTTGGCTACATAAAACAAAACTGGCACCCCTGTCTGCCTAAATTTACTGTTCAAAATGAAGCAAAAATAGATGTATTTAAAATCATTGGCCCATGCGTTGTATGCAGCTGTTGTGCGGATATTAATTTTGAG GTGAAGTCGATGGATGAAAGTTCTGTAGTCGGAAGAATTTCTAAGCAGTGGTCTGGATTTGTAAGAGAGGCATTTACAGATGCTGATAATTTTGGAATCCAGTTTCCAATGGATCTTGATGTTAAGATGAAAGCTGTTATGATTGGTGCTTGCTTCCTCATC